From one Colletotrichum destructivum chromosome 3, complete sequence genomic stretch:
- a CDS encoding Putative metal-independent alpha-mannosidase, six-hairpin glycosidase superfamily, protein MPLRSVADLLLSVGLFVGQVYATQEPLTGDDRAACPNYAQYSTYPHKPLSEGPLALPYQRPDPRCRTFQSDAIEKVIKDVTSRMKDPDLARLFENAFPSTTDTTVKFHTDGTDTRFVDLNGRSLRDEGKWEGPQSFIITGDIIAEWLRDSTNQLSPYQPLAKKDPAIFKLILGAINTQAEYVIESPYCNAFQPPPIANLQPSHNGQDDTVHPIYEPSFVFECKYELDSLAHFLALGNDFYEHTESKDFLTGRWYLALDTLLNVLEEQSRSTFDPETGRFLKNEYTFQRKTDAGTETLNLKGVGNPLNNGTGLVRSAFRPSDDATILGFFIPANAMMAVELKRTAAILKDAGKDVLSQTVDKWSQTITDGVWNNGVVKHAKYGDVFAYEVDGYGSSILMDDANYPSLLALPLMGFLPPDDQIYQNTRKMLLEKTGNPYYLEGAAFHGIGGPHIGLSNAWPMSLLIQTQTSENDKEITECLDLVLHSARLGLVHESVDVNRISSFTRSWFAWANGVFAETILDLARRKPHLIFTDGKPYSI, encoded by the exons ATGCCTTTGCGATCGGTTGCCGACTTACTGCTTTCTGTAggcctcttcgtcggccaGGTGTACGCGACGCAAGAGCCCTTGACGGGTGATGATCGCGCAGCATGCCCCAACTACGCGCAATATTCTACCTATCCCCA CAAGCCTTTAAGCGAAGGGCCCCTCGCTCTGCCCTACCAACGACCCGATCCGCGATGCCGTACTTTCCAATCCGATGCTATCGAGAAGGTCATCAAGGATGTCACCTCTCGAATGAAGGATCCCGATTTGGCCCGACTCTTCGAGAACGCCTTCCCCTCAACAACCGATACCACCGTCAAATTCCACACCGACGGCACCGACACACGCTTCGTCGATCTGAACGGCCGCAGTTTGCGCGACGAGGGAAAATGGGAGGGGCCGCAGTCCTTTATCATCACGGGCGATATCATCGCCGAATGGCTGCGTGACAGCACGAATCAGCTCTCCCCGTACCAACCACTGGCTAAGAAGGACCCGGCCATCTTCAAGTTGATACTCGGGGCCATCAACACCCAGGCCGAGTACGTCATCGAGTCGCCCTACTGCAACGCCTTTCAACCCCCGCCGATCGCGAACCTCCAGCCGAGTCACAACGGACAGGACGATACCGTACACCCCATCTACGAACCCTCATTCGTCTTCGAGTGCAAATACGAGCTGGATTCGTTGGCGCATTTCCTAGCGCTGGGCAATGACTTTTACGAGCACACGGAATCGAAAGACTTTTTGACAGGAAGGTGGTATCTTGCGCTGGATACCCTTCTCAACGTTTTGGAGGAGCAGTCGCGCTCGACATTCGACCCGGAGACAGGCCGGTTTCTGAAGAATGAGTACACCTTCCAGCGCAAGACGGACGCAGGAACCGAGACGCTGAACCTCAAGGGCGTTGGCAACCCCTTGAACAACGGCACCGGTCTCGTCAGGTCGGCATTTCGACCCAGCGATGATGCCACGATCCTCGGATTCTTCATTCCGGCGAACGCTATGATGGCCGTGGAGCTGAAGCGAACGGCGGCAATTCTGAAAGATGCCGGCAAAGATGTTCTTTCTCAGACGGTCGACAAGTGGAGCCAAACCATCACGGATGGTGTATGGAACAACGGAGTCGTGAAGCATGCCAAATACGGAGACGTTTTCGCgtacgaggtcgacggcTACGGCTCTTCAATCCTCATGGACGATGCAAATTACCCTTCGCTGCTTGCTCTGCCTTTGATGGGATTCTTGCCGCCGGATGATCAGATATACCAGAACACCCGGAAGATGCTTCTTGAGAAGACTGGCAACCCTTACTATCTTGAAGGCGCAGCTTTTCACGGGATTGGAG GCCCTCACATTGGCTTATCAAATGCCTGGCCAATGAGTCTTTTGATACAGACGCAGACGTCTGAAAACGACAAAGAGATCACCGAGTGCCTCGATTTAGTCCTCCACTCGGCTCGGCTCGGGTTGGTTCACGAGAGTGTCGATGTCAACCGCATTTCGTCATTTACCA GAAGCTGGTTTGCTT GGGCCAACGGTGTCTTTGCTGAGACGATTCTAGATCTCGCCCGACGCAAGCCGCACCTAATCTTTACTGATGGAAAGCCATACAGCATTTAA
- a CDS encoding Putative histone acetyltransferase domain, MYST-type, acyl-CoA N-acyltransferase — translation MAAHGANGEPTVGSSEPRQKGKATPETIRVGCIAMVRKEGIPRRAEILSIKETKSGRQFYCNFDNFNKRLDEWVPTIRIDFDHDVEWPLPEKEKPKDPKTKKGVATSKKQISKKSQKRPGKREQSAPSEAPTPHPWSEFVESQSQRMTPTAEDSNSQTPATGDATATPAAGADEMEIDLEEEVQKKDLLNGFSREDEIEKLRTHGSMTQNPAEISRIRNISKVQFGKHDLFPWYFSPYPEIFNQEDVIFICEFCLGYYGDEKSFTRHRRKCTLQHPPGNEIYRDESVSFFEIDGRRQRTYCRNLCLLSKMFLDHKTLYYDVDPFLFYVMTTRDDKGCHIIGYFSKEKESADGYNVACILTLPQYQRKGYGRLLIQFSYELSKIEGKLGSPEKPLSDLGLLSYRQYWGENILDLLVGYNERDEKTTIETISTALAIIPQDVEHTLQALKMQVYHKGEHKIVIPEKLIQQREKQKVKQKRLIDPSKIQWKPPVFTASTRTWGW, via the exons ATGGCGGCGCATGGCGCTAACGGCGAGCCCACTGTCGGCTCCAGCGAGCCTCGACAGAAGGGCAAGGCCACTCCGGAGACCATCAG AGTAGGATGCATCGCCATGGTCAGAAAGGAGGGTATACCGCGTAGGGCCGAGATTCTTAGTATCAAGGAAACGAAAAGCGGGCGACAGTTTTACTGTAACTTCGATAACTTCAACAAGCGTCTCGACGAATGGGTGCCAACGATTCGTATCGATTTCGATCACGATGTTGAGTGGCCTTTAcccgagaaggagaaacccaaggaccccaagaccaagaagggCGTCGCCACATCCAAGAAGCAGATTTCCAAGAAATCCCAAAAGAGGCCCGGGAAGAGGGAGCAGTCGGCGCCGTCCGAGGCCCCTACCCCACACCCATGGAGCGAGTTTGTTGAGTCACAAAGTCAGAGAATGACGCCCACAGCCGAGGATAGCAACAGCCAAACACCAGCGACAGGCGATGCGACCGCTACACCCGCGGCAGGggccgacgagatggagaTCGACCTGGAAGAGGAGGTCCAAAAGAAGGATCTACTCAATGGCTTCAGCCGCGAAGACGAGATCGAGAAGCTCAGAACACACGGCTCCATGACACAAAATCCGGCTGAGATCTCGCGAATCCGAAACATCTCCAAGGTGCAGTTCGGAAAACACGACCTGTTCCCCTGGTATTTTTCACCGTACCCTGAGATCTTCAACCAGGAAGATGTTATTTTCATATGCGAATTCTGTCTCGGGTACTACGGTGACGAAAAGTCCTTCACAAGGCATCGGCGCAAGTGCACCTTGCAGCATCCACCCGGCAACGAGATCTACCGGGACGAATCGGTGTCTTTCTTCGAAATCGACGGTAGGAGACAGCGGACCTACTGTCGCAATCTATGTTTGCTGTCCAAGATGTTCCTTGACCACAAGACACTCTACTACGATGTCGACCCCTTCTTATTCTATGTCATGACAACCCGGGACGATAAGGGCTGTCACATCATTGGATATTTTTCCAAAGAAAAGGAGAGTGCTGACGGCTACAACGTTGCTTGTATTCTCACGCTGCCCCAGTACCAACGAAAAGGTTACGGTCGCTTGCTGATTCAGTTTTCGTACGAGCTGTCCAAGATTGAGGGCAAGCTGGGGTCACCCGAGAAGCCTCTTTCTGATTTGGGTCTACTGAGTTACCGCCAATACTGGGGTGAGAATATCCTGGATCTTCTAGTAGGATACAATGAGCGTgacgagaagacgacgattgAAACCATTTCAACGGCGCTTGCCATTATCCCACAGGACGTGGAACACACACTACAGGCGCTTAAGATGCAGGTGTACCACAAGGGCGAGCACAAGATTGTGATACCGGAGAAGCTGATACAGCAAAGAGAGAAGCAAAAAGTGAAGCAGAAGAGGCTTATCGATCCTAGCAAGATCCAGTGGAAGCCGCCTGTGTTCACTGCTTCAACGAGGACATGGGGATGGTAG
- a CDS encoding Putative aminotransferase, class I/classII, pyridoxal phosphate-dependent transferase, major, which produces MKHSVIRVPKHLTQLPRHHRPLITHHRLSIVPTSPNVANTQSRSPSFVTSPYPCTYNQSRHFSTSLAPPSDFKMNAPLHKKPINLLRGWPSPSLLPAAALSAAAVKTLADPAVYVPGLQYGPDPGYQPLRESIARWLSAFYTAADPAPPSASRTANTGNEGRLEHHPPDARRICVTGGASQNLACILQSFTDPLYTKNVWMVAPCYFLACPIFADAGFDGRLKSVPEDDDGIDIEYLRKGLEAAGKGSDERFKQAKKRKLYRHIIYVVPTCSNPSGKTMSLARRYELVALARQHDALIVSDDVYDFLQWPLTSYDTPPGPYTPEMRLPRLVDIDRALGVSDASFGNAVSNGSFSKIVAPGVRTGWAEGSPAFAYGLSQTGSTCSGGAPSQLAATLVAELLESGELQRQLDEETRPALARRHRAMMQAIAEHVQKPLGDGFAVRESALKGTGVYGGYFVWFSLPEGMSSREAATRAKETENLVIGHGAQFEVHGDEESARFDREIRLCFSWEPEEDVVEGVKRLGAVLKAMKDGVQWKSTSGFDVDNVK; this is translated from the exons ATGAAGCATAGCGTGATCAGAGTCCCGAAGCACCTCACTCAACTACCTCGTCACCATCGACCCCTCATCACTCACCACCGTCTATCCATTGTACCGACTTCTCCCAACGTCGCGAACACTCAAAGCCGAAGCCCATCCTTTGTAACCTCTCCTTACCCGTGTACATACAACCAATCCCGTCACTTCTCAACTTCATTGGCGCCCCCATCAGACTTCAAGATGAACGCCCCCCTGCACAAGAAACCCATCAACCTCCTCCGCGGCtggccctccccctccctcttgccGGCAGCAGCGCtgtctgccgccgccgtcaagaccctcgccgaccccGCCGTCTACGTCCCCGGGCTCCAGTATGGTCCGGACCCCGGCTACCAGCCCCTCCGTGAATCTATCGCCCGCTGGCTCTCGGCCTTCTACACAGCCGCCGACCCCGCACCTCCGTCGGCTAGCCGCACAGCGAACACGGGCAATGAGGGTCGTCTCGAACATCACCCGCCCGACGCCCGCCGCATCTGTGTCACGGGCGGTGCCAGCCAGAACCTCGCGTGCATCTTGCAGTCCTTTACCGACCCGCTCTACACAAAAAACGTCTGGATGGTCGCGCCGTGCTACTTCCTTGCATGCCCCATCTTCGCCGATGCTGGGTTCGACGGGCGCCTTAAGTCGGTTCctgaagacgatgacggaaTCGACATCGAGTATCTGAGAAaggggctcgaggccgcgggCAAAGGTAGTGACGAA CGTTTCAAAcaggcgaagaagaggaagcttTACCGCCACATCATCTACGTCGTCCCGACATGCTCCAATCCGAGCGGCAAGACCATGTCACTCGCCCGCCGCtacgagctcgtcgccctcgcccgccagcACGACGCCCTCATCGTCAGCGACGACGTCTACGACTTTCTGCAGTGGCCCCTGACCTCCTACGACACACCCCCAGGCCCATACACCCCTGAGATGCGCCTGCCCCGTCTCGTGGACATCGACCGCGCCCTGGGCGTCTCGGACGCCTCCTTCGGCAACGCAGTATCCAACGGCTCCTTCAGCAAAATCGTCGCCCCGGGCGTGCGGACGGGCTGGGCCGAAGGGAGCCCCGCCTTCGCGTACGGCCTATCGCAGACGGGGTCGACGtgcagcggcggcgcgccaagccagctggcggcgacgttggtCGCGGAGCTCCTCGAGAGTGGGGAGCTGCAGAGGCAGCTTGACGAGGAGACGAGGCCCGCGCTGGCGAGGCGGCACCGGGCCATGATGCAGGCCATTGCAGAACACGTCCAGAAGCCGTTGGGCGACGGGTTCGCGGTTCGCGAGTCCGCGCTGAAGGGCACCGGCGTGTACGGTGGTTATTTCGTGTGGTTCAGCCTGCCGGAGGGTATGTCGAGCCGGGAGGCCGCAACCCGGgccaaggagacggagaacCTGGTCATTGGTCACGGTGCTCAGTTCGAGGTTCACGGGGACGAGGAGTCTGCGAGGTTCGACAGGGAGATTCGCCTGTGTTTCTCTTGGGAGCCGGAAGAGGACGTCGTTGAGGGCGTGAAGAGGCTTGGTGCTGTTTTAAAGGCAATGAAGGACGGCGTCCAGTGGAAGTCGACAAGTGGGTTTGATGTAGACAACGTCAAATGA
- a CDS encoding Putative ribonuclease H-like superfamily, exonuclease, RNase T/DNA polymerase III, which yields MAPELSSNWKKLQAQLKAASPSSSIASGPIKRKADISDQRLSKKPKLKSDNKSVPVKIIQKNDKAKKEHMGVTQSSKVEVEPKVGSSPSLALWAEENDISPEALAEAYGLGVKNNSMLTLEKDKINAGLTEGLDVGKYVAIDCEMVGVGQGGHESVLARVSIVDFHGRQVYDSYVRPQERVTDWRSAVSGIHPKHMRFARDFDEVQTDVAKLLKDRIVVGHDIKHDLDVLKLSHPGKDVRDTSSYPAFRQYGNGRKPALRRLAEEILGVTIQGGAHSSIEDARVTMLLFRKHKSGFDVDHANRFPGSAGASAKSKPKSKKTKKKK from the coding sequence ATGGCCCCGGAGCTATCGTCAAATTGGAAGAAGCTTCAAGCCCAACTCAAAGCGGCGAGCCCGTCTTCCTCCATAGCATCTGGACCCATCAAGAGGAAGGCAGACATATCAGATCAGCGACTGTCGAAGAAACCGAAACTTAAGTCCGACAACAAATCAGTGCCAGTAAAGATCATTCAAAAGAACGACAAAGCAAAGAAAGAACACATGGGTGTCACGCAAAGCTCGAAGGTGGAAGTGGAACCCAAGGTcggctcctcgccgtccctTGCCCTCTGGGCCGAAGAAAATGACATCTCGCCTgaggccctggccgaggcctACGGTCTTGGCGTGAAGAACAACTCCATGCTCACTttggaaaaagacaagatCAACGCTGGCCTAACGGAAGGACTCGACGTCGGCAAGTACGTTGCCATCGACTGCGAGATGGTGGGTGTCGGACAAGGAGGACACGAGTCTGTACTGGCCCGCGTGAGCATAGTCGACTTTCACGGCCGCCAAGTGTACGACTCATACGTACGGCCTCAGGAGCGTGTTACGGATTGGCGCAGTGCCGTCAGCGGAATCCATCCCAAGCACATGAGGTTCGCCCGCGATTTCGACGAGGTTCAGACTGACGTCGCCAAGTTGTTGAAGGACAGGATAGTAGTCGGTCACGACATCAAGCACGATCTGGACGTGCTCAAGTTGAGCCACCCAGGCAAAGATGTCCGCGACACGTCTAGTTACCCGGCGTTCCGGCAGTATGGCAATGGCAGGAAACCAGCCTTGAGAAGACTGGCGGAGGAGATACTCGGTGTCACAATCCAGGGCGGCGCCCATTCGAGTATCGAAGACGCGAGGGTGACGATGCTCCTGTTCAGAAAACACAAATCCGGATTTGACGTCGATCATGCAAATCGCTTCCCAGGCTCCGCCGGCGCATCGGCAAAATCGAAGCCGAAATCAAAGAAAAccaagaaaaagaaatgA
- a CDS encoding Putative cyclopropane mycolic acid synthase, which produces MPKLPSLVPAAVAQPLSRGTELVRGAVGSLTWGPALTVAKPTILSVFSKIERGTLLLVDEPAEFRQVFGQKLGAKYNENLTNGEYVSRRADAIPRVELVVKSEAFWMRLFLFADMGFAESYMLGEIECKDLTAFFQLFIVNREEMGNGTTWFSSLSTAISSLARTTNTLSNALLNISAHYDISNDMFAAFLSPDMTYSCPIWKMHPDPSEPEETLEHAQMTKLHRFIDGARIKSSDHVLEIGTGWGSFAIEAVKKTGCRVTSLTLSKEQKALAEERIEAAGFSDRIDVRLTDYRALETPERPFDKIVSIEMLEAVGQEFLGTYFACMDRLLKKDGGIAVFQCITMPEGRHEAYSKGEDFINHYIFPGGYLPSITQLLNHISKESRGTLIVDKVENIGGHYAKTLRLWKEEFLRNFDSKIRPALNREHANMGEEEMDVFRRKWEYYFTYCEAGFSTKTLGDVIITVGREGALELMEGIPL; this is translated from the exons ATGCCCAAGCTGCCCTCGTTGGTTCCGGCGGCTGTCGCCCAGCCCCTATCCCGCGGCACAGAGCTGGTGAGAGGTGCCGTCGGCAGCTTGACCTGGGGACCGGCTCTGACCGTGGCCAAGCCTACGATcctctccgtcttctccaagatTGAGCGTGGcacccttcttctcgtcgacgagccggcCGAGTTTAGGCAGGTGTTTGGTCAGAAGCTGGGCGCGAAGTACAACGAGAACCTCACCAACGGTGAATACGTTTCTCGCCGCGCAGATGCCATCCCTAGGGTCGAGCTGGTTGTGAAGAGCGAGGCCTTTTGGATGCGACTATTCCTGTTCGCCGACATGGGTTTTGCCGAGTCGTACATGCTCGGTGAGATTGAGTGCAAAGATCTAACTGCTTTCTTCCAG ctcttcatcgtcaaccGTGAGGAAATGGGCAACGGGACAACATGGTTCTCGAGCTTGTCCACCGCCATCTCGAGTCTGGCCCGAACCACCAACACCCTCTCGAACGCGCTCCTCAATATCTCGGCGCATTACGACATTAGCAACGATATGTTCGCCGCATTCCTGTCCCCAGACATGACTTATTCGTGCCCCATCTGGAAGATGCACCCTGATCCGAGCGAACCAGAAGAGACGTTGGAACATGCACAAATGACGAAGCTGCACCGCTTCATCGACGGCGCTCGCATAAAATCATCGGATCATGTGTTGGAAATTGGCACTGGTTGGGGCTCCTTtgccatcgaggccgtcaagaaAACCGGCTGCCGCGTGACGAGCCTAACGCTCTCCAAGGAACAAAAGGCCCTCGCAGAAGAGCGCATAGAAGCTGCGGGCTTCTCTGATCGCATCGACGTCCGTTTGACGGACTACCGAGCTTTGGAAACACCTGAAAGACCTTTTGACAAGATTGTGTCAATCGAGATGCTGGAAGCTGTCGGTCAGGAGTTCCTGGGAACGTACTTCGCTTGCATGGACAGGTTGCTGAAGAAGGATGGAGGTATTGCCGTCTTTCAATGCATCACCATGCCCGAAGGCCGCCACGAGGCGTACTCGAAGGGAGAAGA TTTCATCAACCACTACATCTTCCCTGGAGGATATCTCCCGTCGATCACGCAGCTGCTGAACCACATCAGCAAAGAGTCAAGAGGAACCCTAATCGTCGACAAAGTCGAAAACATCGGAGGGCATTATGCCAAGACATTGAGGTTGTGGAAAGAGGAGTTTCTGAGGAACTTTGACTCGAAAATTCGGCCAGCATTGAACCGGGAACACGCCAACatgggagaggaagagatgGATGTATTTAGGAGGAAATGGGAG TATTACTTCACCTACTGTGAGGCTGGATTCTCAACAAAGACACTGGGTGACGTTATTATAACCGTGGGTCGAGAGGGCGCTCTCGAGTTGATGGAGGGTATTCCACTATGA